A DNA window from Deltaproteobacteria bacterium contains the following coding sequences:
- a CDS encoding histidine triad nucleotide-binding protein yields MTIFKKIIDKEIPAKIIYEDDLCLAFHDVQPQAPVHVLLIPKKEIRSMAEITPQDAVTLGHLMVKASEIAEKLGLAKNGYRLVANTNDHGGQSVHHLHFHILGGRPMAWPPG; encoded by the coding sequence ATGACCATATTCAAAAAAATTATCGATAAAGAAATTCCCGCAAAGATCATCTACGAAGATGACCTATGTTTGGCATTCCATGACGTCCAACCGCAAGCGCCTGTGCACGTCTTGCTGATTCCTAAAAAGGAAATTCGGTCGATGGCCGAAATAACTCCGCAGGATGCAGTCACGCTAGGGCACTTGATGGTGAAAGCTAGCGAGATCGCAGAAAAATTAGGTTTAGCGAAGAATGGCTACCGACTTGTCGCCAATACAAACGATCACGGCGGTCAAAGTGTTCACCATCTGCATTTTCATATTCTCGGCGGCCGCCCGATGGCCTGGCCACCAGGCTGA
- a CDS encoding purine-binding chemotaxis protein CheW — protein sequence MSNTANLDDSSDKFIVFQMGDELFAASLVEVREVIEHQTPKPIPNMAPYFKGVINIRGEIIGVIDLRERLGIRNGQSPLCQLVFETEAGPLAAIVDRVHSVIVSNLSELERRPSVAQGSDRAYFLGVGKVNETIVTFISLPKIISNESMAVDL from the coding sequence GTGTCAAACACCGCGAATCTTGATGATTCATCTGACAAGTTTATTGTTTTTCAGATGGGGGATGAGCTTTTCGCTGCGTCTCTTGTCGAAGTTCGAGAAGTGATCGAGCATCAGACCCCAAAGCCGATCCCAAACATGGCCCCTTACTTTAAAGGTGTCATCAATATACGTGGCGAGATCATCGGCGTAATTGATTTGCGGGAAAGACTGGGTATTCGAAACGGCCAATCACCTCTTTGCCAACTTGTCTTCGAGACTGAGGCTGGTCCGCTAGCTGCGATCGTTGATCGCGTGCATTCGGTAATCGTTTCCAATCTCAGTGAACTTGAGCGGCGGCCTAGCGTCGCGCAAGGCAGTGACCGCGCCTATTTTCTGGGTGTCGGCAAGGTCAATGAAACAATCGTGACCTTTATTAGTTTGCCCAAAATCATTTCAAATGAATCGATGGCAGTCGATCTTTAA
- the pdxH gene encoding pyridoxamine 5'-phosphate oxidase, producing MTISTMLPIQEGELQLSKDPVKAVLGWLEDAQKAGLPEPTSMTLATSTHDGFPSARIVLFKGCSESPTGQEGFEFFTNYDSQKSRQLTDNPRAALVFHWVAMRRQIRIEGPIERLSAEESNRYFQSRPRDSQIGAWSSPQSKPIQSREELSALVEKNRLRFGTDAVPCPPFWGGWRLVPKRIEFWEERPFRLHERHECLFERGLWTYRRLAP from the coding sequence ATGACGATCAGTACAATGTTGCCAATTCAAGAGGGTGAACTTCAACTTTCTAAGGATCCAGTCAAAGCAGTGCTTGGCTGGTTAGAGGACGCCCAAAAGGCGGGACTTCCGGAGCCAACCTCGATGACGTTAGCGACGTCGACCCACGATGGATTCCCCTCTGCGCGGATCGTTCTTTTCAAGGGCTGCTCAGAGTCGCCGACTGGCCAAGAGGGTTTTGAGTTTTTCACAAATTATGACAGCCAGAAATCGAGGCAATTAACGGATAATCCGCGGGCTGCACTTGTTTTTCACTGGGTCGCGATGCGAAGGCAGATTCGTATCGAAGGACCAATTGAAAGGCTAAGTGCAGAAGAGTCGAATCGCTATTTTCAAAGTCGACCTCGTGACAGTCAAATTGGTGCATGGTCGTCGCCGCAGTCGAAGCCAATTCAGTCGCGAGAAGAGCTAAGTGCCTTGGTTGAAAAAAACCGATTGAGATTTGGAACTGACGCAGTTCCTTGTCCCCCATTTTGGGGCGGATGGCGGTTGGTTCCCAAGCGAATTGAGTTTTGGGAAGAGCGTCCATTCCGCCTTCATGAACGTCACGAATGCCTTTTTGAAAGAGGTTTGTGGACCTACAGGCGCCTAGCGCCCTAG
- a CDS encoding chemotaxis protein CheW: MASHSIDAETLSVFIEDAYDVLGQWERFCFDLKPTATSDSFVVLMRCAHNLKGSAGLAGFENLHNRLHLIEDYLVRIRDNYGKTTIPFEETVATLLEVEQEIRRWIERLKVDPETEKEISSESIETGLKVLVGDLPSDLLTATSQTTANYDTTSAANQQTDEAASSGKENAGQRKESVKVDETLRVSALKLDRLIQLVGEISLNQSILARSAVESTLDSKATRTIIDLNSKLVQDLQDAALAIRMIPVEGLFQKIERMVRDTASKLNKQVHVERYGEDVTLDKLIVESMVEPLVHIARNAIDHGIETMDVRKQKGKAPSGKVKLTAENTSTGVSLIFEDDGKGIDGEIVFKKAVQRGLVDQGQELTPGAKLQLIFMPGLSTAEAVTELSGRGVGMDVVAAEVQRMAGQVEVQSEVGKGTRIHISLPTNLSIVDAIVIRSVGGLYAIPNRDIAEVIDLRDFPPSSVDGDHEQVFDLRNRIIPLADIETFLTSALVPKSTREIAVSQSAIARPRPAMIVRHHEDQLGISVDSVIGQQQVFVRPLLGHLRPVPYFSGTTILSDGEPCIILNLSEMARRYFTSQ, from the coding sequence GTGGCAAGTCATTCTATCGATGCCGAAACACTGAGTGTCTTCATTGAAGACGCCTACGACGTCCTCGGACAGTGGGAACGTTTTTGTTTTGATCTAAAGCCAACAGCAACAAGCGATTCTTTTGTGGTCCTCATGCGATGCGCCCACAACCTAAAAGGAAGCGCTGGCCTAGCTGGGTTCGAAAATCTTCATAATCGCCTTCATCTGATCGAGGACTATCTAGTCCGGATTCGCGACAACTACGGTAAAACCACGATTCCGTTCGAAGAAACTGTCGCGACCTTGTTAGAAGTTGAGCAGGAAATTCGACGATGGATTGAACGGCTGAAGGTCGATCCCGAAACCGAGAAGGAAATATCGTCCGAATCGATTGAAACCGGACTCAAAGTTTTGGTTGGCGATCTGCCATCGGATCTACTGACAGCGACGTCTCAGACGACGGCAAACTACGACACAACGAGTGCCGCAAACCAGCAAACCGATGAAGCCGCGAGCAGCGGAAAGGAGAATGCGGGACAGCGGAAAGAATCAGTTAAGGTCGACGAAACTCTTCGCGTAAGCGCCCTAAAACTTGATAGACTCATTCAGCTTGTAGGTGAAATTTCGCTCAACCAATCCATACTTGCGCGATCGGCAGTTGAAAGCACGTTAGACTCGAAGGCGACTCGAACCATCATCGACCTCAATTCCAAGCTCGTGCAAGATCTGCAAGATGCAGCGCTCGCCATCAGAATGATCCCGGTGGAAGGGCTCTTTCAGAAGATCGAACGCATGGTCAGAGATACTGCATCAAAATTGAATAAACAGGTTCACGTCGAGCGCTATGGTGAAGATGTGACTCTCGACAAGCTAATTGTCGAAAGCATGGTCGAGCCACTAGTGCATATCGCAAGAAACGCCATCGACCATGGCATCGAAACAATGGACGTGCGCAAGCAAAAGGGCAAAGCGCCCTCTGGCAAAGTTAAACTGACTGCCGAGAACACGAGTACTGGGGTTAGCTTAATTTTCGAAGACGACGGAAAAGGTATTGACGGCGAAATCGTCTTCAAAAAAGCAGTTCAGCGTGGACTTGTTGACCAAGGGCAAGAGCTAACTCCTGGCGCAAAGCTACAACTGATTTTTATGCCTGGCCTTTCAACAGCCGAAGCCGTTACTGAACTTAGTGGCCGCGGAGTTGGAATGGACGTTGTTGCGGCCGAGGTGCAGCGAATGGCTGGTCAAGTGGAAGTGCAAAGTGAAGTAGGCAAAGGGACCCGCATACACATTTCTCTACCCACAAATCTTTCGATTGTGGACGCCATCGTTATTCGGTCCGTGGGCGGACTTTATGCAATACCGAATCGCGACATCGCGGAAGTCATCGACCTCCGAGACTTTCCGCCAAGCTCCGTCGATGGTGATCACGAACAAGTCTTTGATCTTCGCAACCGAATTATACCACTAGCAGATATAGAAACCTTTTTGACAAGCGCGCTCGTTCCTAAATCGACTCGCGAGATAGCAGTCTCCCAGTCGGCAATTGCCCGCCCGCGGCCGGCAATGATCGTGCGGCACCACGAAGATCAACTTGGAATTTCTGTTGATTCAGTAATTGGACAGCAGCAAGTATTTGTCCGACCGCTACTAGGTCATCTTCGCCCAGTTCCCTATTTCAGCGGTACAACCATTCTTTCGGACGGCGAACCCTGCATTATCCTAAATCTATCTGAAATGGCTCGGCGCTATTTTACATCGCAGTAA